In one window of Pseudomonas putida DNA:
- the efeO gene encoding iron uptake system protein EfeO, with protein sequence MTSHETGAAGKPPSPRVLRLAVAGSALLMVGAGLVFFYASHQAQARRAANAGHETLITIRDHACEPNDLSVPAGPNSFRIVNQSQRAVEWEILDGVLVIEERENIAPGLSQVINATLQPGRYAITCGLLSNPRGSLTVTPTAASEAAAKARPALTAFIGPLSEYRVYLASQGSALVRAGQALKDAIQAGDLQQAQAAYGAARVIYQRIAPASQRLAELDNRINARADYFEQREQDPAFTGLHRIEYGLFQQRTTAGLAPVAETLLLDLGELKTQLLAQSIAPQQFTEAVVRSLHNLAQIRSSGEEERYSHLDLPGFAANLEGVRKVIDLLRPLLARNGSEPLATIDSAMTRFEQHLQALHGAEGYLSYDQVPQAQKQQIAADADALANAIAAIDQALGLAEQ encoded by the coding sequence ATGACCAGTCACGAGACCGGCGCCGCCGGCAAGCCCCCCTCCCCCCGTGTACTGCGCCTGGCGGTTGCCGGCAGTGCCCTGTTGATGGTCGGTGCGGGCCTGGTGTTCTTCTATGCCTCGCACCAGGCCCAGGCCAGGCGTGCGGCCAACGCCGGACATGAAACGCTGATCACCATCCGCGATCACGCCTGCGAGCCGAACGACCTGAGCGTCCCGGCCGGGCCGAACAGTTTCCGCATCGTCAACCAGTCGCAACGCGCCGTCGAGTGGGAGATTCTCGATGGCGTGCTGGTGATCGAGGAGCGCGAGAACATCGCGCCGGGCTTGTCACAGGTGATCAACGCCACACTGCAGCCGGGACGCTACGCGATCACCTGCGGCTTGCTCAGCAACCCGCGCGGCAGCTTGACCGTCACCCCGACCGCCGCCTCCGAAGCGGCTGCCAAGGCGCGCCCCGCACTGACTGCCTTTATCGGGCCGCTGTCCGAATACCGCGTCTACCTGGCCAGCCAGGGCAGCGCCCTGGTGCGGGCAGGCCAAGCGCTCAAGGACGCGATCCAGGCCGGCGACCTGCAGCAGGCGCAAGCTGCCTATGGCGCAGCGCGGGTGATCTACCAGCGCATCGCCCCGGCCAGCCAGCGTCTGGCTGAACTGGACAACCGGATCAATGCTCGCGCCGATTACTTCGAACAGCGTGAGCAGGACCCGGCGTTCACGGGCTTGCATCGCATCGAGTACGGCCTGTTCCAACAGCGCACCACCGCAGGGTTGGCGCCGGTGGCAGAGACGCTGCTGCTCGACCTGGGCGAACTCAAGACGCAACTGCTTGCCCAGTCCATCGCGCCGCAGCAATTCACCGAGGCGGTCGTGCGCAGCCTGCACAACCTTGCGCAGATCCGCAGCAGTGGCGAAGAGGAACGCTACAGCCACCTCGACCTGCCGGGTTTTGCCGCCAACCTCGAAGGTGTGCGCAAAGTGATCGATCTGTTGCGCCCCTTGCTGGCCAGGAACGGCTCTGAGCCGTTGGCGACAATCGATAGCGCCATGACTCGCTTCGAGCAGCACCTGCAAGCCCTGCACGGCGCCGAGGGCTATCTGTCCTACGACCAGGTGCCGCAGGCGCAGAAACAGCAGATCGCAGCCGATGCCGACGCACTGGCCAACGCGATCGCGGCCATCGATCAGGCCCTGGGCCTGGCCGAACAGTAA
- the efeU gene encoding iron uptake transporter permease EfeU codes for MLVPFLIMLREGIEAALIVGIIASYLRQTGRGQWMPAVWIGVFLAAALSLFVGAGLELMSSEFPQKQQELFEALVGLVAVVILSSMVLWMRKVARSIKHELHVSLDAALAGSKHQAWALIAMVFFAVAREGLETVFFLLAVFQQSEGPAAPLGALLGLVVAILVGLALYSGSLRLNLAQFFRWTGLFILVVAAGILANSVQALHEAGVWNALQGVVFDISHSLPMDGPTGSVLAGMFGYQDTPTVSTLGAYLLYLVGALVLFFWPAPAKPSSSHAAQKQG; via the coding sequence ATGCTAGTTCCCTTCCTCATCATGCTCCGCGAGGGCATCGAAGCCGCGCTGATTGTCGGCATCATCGCCAGCTACCTGCGCCAGACCGGCCGTGGCCAGTGGATGCCGGCCGTGTGGATCGGCGTGTTTCTCGCCGCAGCCCTTTCCCTCTTCGTCGGCGCCGGCCTTGAGCTGATGAGCAGCGAGTTCCCGCAGAAACAGCAGGAACTCTTCGAAGCGCTGGTCGGGCTGGTCGCGGTGGTGATCCTCAGCTCCATGGTGCTGTGGATGCGCAAAGTGGCGCGTTCGATCAAGCATGAGTTGCACGTTTCGCTCGATGCCGCGCTCGCGGGTTCGAAGCACCAGGCCTGGGCGCTGATCGCCATGGTGTTCTTCGCCGTCGCTCGCGAGGGCCTGGAGACGGTGTTCTTCCTGTTGGCGGTGTTCCAGCAGAGCGAGGGCCCGGCAGCACCGCTGGGCGCCCTGCTTGGGCTGGTGGTGGCGATCCTGGTGGGGTTGGCGCTGTACTCCGGCAGCCTGCGCCTGAACCTGGCGCAGTTCTTCCGCTGGACAGGCCTGTTCATCCTCGTGGTGGCGGCGGGCATCCTCGCCAACTCGGTGCAGGCGCTGCACGAGGCCGGGGTCTGGAATGCGCTGCAGGGGGTGGTCTTCGATATCAGCCACAGCCTGCCGATGGATGGCCCGACCGGATCGGTACTGGCGGGGATGTTCGGTTACCAGGACACCCCGACCGTGAGCACCCTCGGGGCCTACCTGCTCTATCTGGTCGGTGCGCTGGTGCTGTTCTTCTGGCCGGCACCGGCCAAGCCTTCCTCTTCCCACGCTGCACAGAAACAAGGGTAA
- a CDS encoding TetR/AcrR family transcriptional regulator — MSTQSTTYSDILQCARTLIITGGYNSFSYADIAESVGIRKASIHHHFPTKADLVRVLVAQYREEAKAGMAALERYFPAPVDQLKAYVGYWLECVGEASKGYCVCALLATQIPVLPTEVATEVRAHFRSLSAWITTVLERGAQAGSLTLSDTPQAEAERFMAAVHGAMLSARAYGEPGVFGLITQPLIDRLVTPIPPPGA, encoded by the coding sequence ATGAGCACTCAATCCACGACCTACTCCGACATTCTCCAGTGCGCCCGCACCCTGATCATCACGGGCGGGTACAACAGCTTCAGCTACGCCGACATCGCCGAGAGCGTCGGGATACGCAAAGCCAGCATCCATCACCATTTCCCCACCAAGGCGGACCTGGTGCGCGTTCTGGTCGCGCAATACCGCGAAGAAGCCAAGGCCGGCATGGCTGCCCTGGAGCGTTACTTTCCCGCGCCCGTCGACCAGCTCAAGGCCTATGTAGGCTATTGGCTGGAATGCGTCGGCGAGGCCAGCAAGGGCTATTGCGTGTGTGCCTTGCTCGCCACTCAGATACCGGTATTGCCTACCGAAGTCGCCACTGAGGTGAGGGCGCATTTCCGCAGCCTCTCGGCCTGGATTACCACAGTGCTCGAGCGCGGCGCGCAGGCGGGCAGCCTGACCCTCTCCGATACCCCTCAGGCTGAGGCAGAGCGTTTCATGGCTGCCGTGCATGGCGCGATGTTGTCTGCCCGCGCCTATGGCGAGCCTGGCGTGTTCGGGCTTATCACGCAGCCGCTGATCGACAGGCTTGTCACACCGATTCCGCCCCCCGGAGCCTGA
- a CDS encoding HD domain-containing protein, with translation MYALILNEHASGAVNSDRVIRMLLLHDIVEIDVGDYPIHGGSSSQLQAEQEAEAAQRLFGLLPQPQGTQMLELWQEFEQAETADACFAKALDRFQPLLINIFTGGGTWSESGVSRQQVIERYGPVIQRGAPELWALCERWIARHFAGDGQP, from the coding sequence ATGTATGCGTTGATCCTCAATGAGCATGCCAGCGGGGCAGTGAACAGCGACCGGGTCATCCGCATGCTGCTGTTGCACGATATCGTGGAGATCGACGTCGGTGACTACCCCATTCATGGAGGCTCGTCCAGCCAGTTGCAGGCCGAGCAGGAAGCCGAGGCCGCCCAGCGGCTGTTTGGCCTGCTGCCGCAACCACAGGGCACGCAGATGCTGGAACTGTGGCAGGAGTTCGAGCAGGCCGAGACTGCAGATGCGTGTTTCGCCAAGGCGCTCGACCGTTTTCAGCCACTGCTGATCAACATCTTCACCGGCGGTGGCACCTGGTCCGAAAGCGGTGTATCGCGCCAGCAGGTCATCGAGCGCTACGGGCCGGTCATCCAGCGTGGCGCACCCGAGCTCTGGGCGCTCTGCGAGCGCTGGATCGCGCGGCATTTCGCGGGTGATGGACAACCCTAA
- a CDS encoding gluconate:H+ symporter — MDISHAAWLAHDTRLVLCCLAAITTIIVLISVTKLPPFLSILIGTFVAGLGAALPPEEVAKAFGKGAGSLLGEAGIIIALGAMLGALMAESGAADRIASTLLRHARGKALPWVMALVAMVIGLPLFFEVGLVLMVPVIFVIARQSGQPLLKVAIPALAGMTTLHALMPPHPGPLIAVSALHADLGMTMLLGLCIAVPAVILAGPLYGIWLSKRLDVQEPAELGALFTAKVETRRKPSFAVSLLIILLPVLLMLGSTLAKIAMAPQSTLALTLKFLGEPLIALGLAVIAAVICLGWSIGMARDQVGSVLRKSLAPIAVLLLTIGAGGGLKQTLLEAGISDTISKVASGAHLSYVLLAWLIAVALRQATGSATVATTTTAGILAPLMAGLATTQSSLVALAIGAGSVFFCHVNDAGFWMVREYFGLQLKQTIWVWSVLQTIVSVVGLVGTLLLWQWFQ, encoded by the coding sequence TTGGATATTTCACATGCCGCGTGGCTTGCCCACGACACCCGCCTGGTGCTCTGTTGCCTGGCGGCCATCACCACCATCATCGTGCTGATCAGCGTCACCAAGTTGCCGCCCTTCCTGTCGATCCTGATCGGTACCTTCGTGGCGGGCCTGGGCGCTGCCCTGCCGCCAGAGGAGGTGGCCAAGGCGTTCGGCAAGGGCGCTGGCAGTCTGCTGGGCGAGGCCGGGATCATCATTGCCCTGGGCGCGATGCTCGGCGCGCTGATGGCCGAGTCCGGGGCCGCTGATCGTATTGCCTCTACCTTGTTACGCCATGCCCGCGGCAAGGCGCTGCCCTGGGTGATGGCGCTGGTGGCGATGGTCATTGGCTTGCCGCTGTTCTTCGAAGTCGGCCTGGTGCTGATGGTGCCGGTGATCTTCGTCATCGCTCGCCAGTCTGGGCAGCCGCTGCTCAAGGTGGCGATCCCGGCGCTCGCCGGGATGACCACCCTGCACGCGTTGATGCCTCCCCACCCGGGGCCGCTGATCGCTGTCAGCGCCCTGCATGCAGACCTGGGAATGACCATGTTGCTGGGTCTGTGCATCGCCGTGCCGGCGGTGATCCTCGCCGGCCCGCTGTATGGCATCTGGCTGTCGAAACGCCTGGACGTGCAGGAACCCGCGGAACTGGGTGCGCTGTTCACCGCCAAGGTCGAGACCCGGCGCAAGCCAAGCTTTGCCGTATCGCTGCTGATCATCCTGCTGCCAGTGCTGCTGATGCTGGGCAGTACGCTGGCCAAAATCGCCATGGCGCCGCAAAGCACCCTGGCGCTGACCCTCAAGTTTCTCGGTGAGCCGCTGATTGCCCTTGGGCTGGCGGTGATCGCTGCGGTGATCTGCCTGGGCTGGTCGATCGGTATGGCCCGTGACCAGGTCGGCAGCGTACTGCGCAAGAGCCTGGCGCCGATCGCCGTGCTGTTGTTGACCATCGGAGCCGGTGGTGGCCTGAAACAGACCCTGCTCGAAGCCGGCATCAGCGACACGATCAGCAAGGTGGCCAGTGGCGCGCACCTGTCGTACGTGCTGTTGGCCTGGCTGATCGCGGTGGCGCTGCGCCAGGCGACAGGCTCGGCCACCGTTGCGACCACCACCACTGCCGGTATTCTCGCGCCATTGATGGCGGGCCTGGCGACCACCCAGAGTTCGCTGGTGGCACTGGCCATCGGTGCCGGCTCGGTGTTCTTCTGCCATGTCAACGATGCCGGGTTCTGGATGGTCCGCGAGTACTTCGGGCTGCAACTCAAGCAGACGATCTGGGTGTGGTCGGTGCTGCAGACCATCGTCTCGGTGGTTGGGCTGGTCGGCACCCTGCTGCTGTGGCAATGGTTCCAGTAA
- a CDS encoding peroxiredoxin, with translation MIKTGDSLPDITLYAYSNGEGACAIGPNAFSIRERCQQRKLVIFALPGAFTPTCSERHVPGYVAAAEAFSAAGIDEILCVSVNDAFVMNAWGSSLQVGDAVKMIGDGNGEFAKALGLSQDLSARGMGHRSQRYAMLVEDGVVRHLAVEAPGKFEVSDAQSMLKWVQQL, from the coding sequence ATGATCAAGACCGGCGATTCACTGCCTGATATCACGCTGTACGCCTACAGCAACGGGGAGGGCGCCTGCGCGATCGGCCCGAACGCGTTTTCCATCCGCGAGCGCTGCCAGCAGCGCAAACTGGTGATTTTCGCCTTGCCCGGCGCCTTCACACCTACCTGTTCCGAACGTCACGTCCCCGGCTATGTCGCTGCGGCCGAAGCGTTTTCCGCGGCGGGTATCGACGAAATCCTCTGCGTTTCCGTCAACGATGCCTTCGTCATGAATGCCTGGGGCAGCAGCCTGCAGGTGGGTGATGCGGTGAAGATGATTGGCGACGGCAATGGCGAATTCGCCAAAGCACTGGGCTTGAGCCAGGATCTGTCGGCTCGCGGCATGGGCCATCGTTCCCAGCGTTACGCGATGCTGGTCGAAGATGGCGTGGTCAGGCACCTCGCGGTCGAGGCGCCCGGCAAGTTCGAGGTCAGCGATGCGCAGAGCATGTTGAAGTGGGTTCAACAGTTATAG
- a CDS encoding helix-turn-helix domain-containing protein: protein MKIVDIGELAKSSGVTTSALRYYEEVGLIQSVGRSGLRRQYSEDTLLQLALISLGKAAGFSLEEIKGMFGKDRKPDLPRPALHQRADELDRQVRRMTALSSLLRHVAECPAPSHLVCPKFRKLLRMACPEGLPYEKG from the coding sequence ATGAAAATCGTCGATATCGGTGAGCTGGCGAAAAGCAGCGGTGTGACGACCTCTGCCCTGCGCTACTACGAGGAAGTCGGGCTGATCCAGTCCGTTGGCCGCAGTGGGCTGCGTCGCCAGTACAGCGAAGACACCCTGCTGCAACTTGCCCTGATTTCGCTGGGCAAGGCCGCCGGCTTTTCGCTGGAGGAGATCAAGGGCATGTTCGGCAAGGACCGCAAGCCGGACCTGCCCCGCCCGGCTCTGCACCAGCGCGCCGATGAGCTCGACCGCCAGGTCCGCAGGATGACAGCGCTCAGCAGCTTGCTGCGACACGTCGCCGAATGCCCGGCGCCGTCGCACCTGGTCTGCCCGAAGTTTCGCAAGTTGCTGCGTATGGCCTGCCCTGAGGGCCTGCCATATGAAAAAGGCTGA
- a CDS encoding MFS transporter, with the protein MNKPALAALAGSILLASLGVSIATVALASLARVFSVNVQQVQWVVLAYLLALTAAIVVAGRMGDLFGSRRVLLIGLAVFTLASGACALAPGLDWLIVARAVQGLGAAVLMALPLSIAKGLVAKERLGTAMGLLGTMSAIGTALGPSLGGVLIGAFGWRAAFVLLLLCGASMLVLTLTGIPRTKAPSARITRSSTRPLIPLAVLRRPGVATSLAMSILAGAVMMSTLVVGPFFLSFGLGLSDAQTGVVMAAGPIGAAVSGVPAGRVVDRFGTRRTLLGGLLVASAGLVCFAVLPRLIGVAGYVLALVLVTPGFQLFLAANNTAVMANATEEYRGLLSGLLGLSRNLGLMTGAAALPLLFACLLGTHGLANSSAQVIGTAFSITFLSAAGLCVFAVALALLDQRKRGPYAPSVAQTGNHNG; encoded by the coding sequence ATGAACAAGCCTGCCCTGGCCGCGCTGGCAGGCTCGATCCTGCTGGCCTCGCTCGGGGTCAGCATTGCCACGGTAGCGCTCGCGAGCCTGGCGCGGGTGTTTTCGGTCAACGTGCAGCAGGTGCAATGGGTCGTGCTGGCCTACTTGCTGGCGTTGACGGCAGCCATCGTCGTGGCGGGGCGGATGGGCGATCTGTTTGGCAGTCGCCGCGTACTGCTCATCGGCCTGGCGGTGTTCACCTTGGCCTCCGGTGCCTGTGCCCTGGCCCCAGGGCTGGATTGGCTGATTGTTGCGCGGGCAGTCCAGGGGCTGGGCGCGGCGGTGCTGATGGCGCTGCCGCTGTCCATCGCCAAGGGCCTGGTGGCCAAGGAACGCCTGGGTACGGCAATGGGCCTGCTCGGAACGATGTCAGCCATCGGCACAGCGCTGGGGCCCTCCCTGGGCGGCGTGTTGATTGGCGCCTTCGGTTGGCGTGCTGCATTCGTTCTGTTGTTGCTGTGCGGCGCCAGCATGCTGGTGCTGACATTGACCGGCATACCCCGGACCAAGGCCCCCAGTGCACGCATTACGCGGTCCTCAACCCGTCCGCTGATACCGCTGGCCGTACTACGCAGGCCGGGGGTCGCCACGTCGCTGGCAATGAGCATCCTGGCAGGCGCGGTGATGATGTCCACGCTTGTGGTGGGCCCGTTTTTCCTTTCGTTCGGCTTGGGGCTTAGCGATGCGCAGACGGGGGTGGTGATGGCTGCCGGGCCGATCGGCGCGGCAGTCTCAGGTGTTCCCGCGGGGCGCGTAGTTGACCGGTTCGGAACCCGTCGAACCCTGCTCGGCGGCCTGCTGGTCGCCAGCGCAGGCCTGGTGTGTTTCGCCGTGCTGCCCAGGCTTATCGGCGTCGCAGGTTATGTACTGGCTTTGGTGTTGGTCACACCGGGATTCCAACTGTTCCTCGCAGCCAACAACACCGCCGTGATGGCCAATGCCACGGAGGAATACCGGGGCCTGCTGTCAGGGCTGCTCGGTCTGTCGCGCAACCTGGGCTTGATGACCGGCGCCGCCGCGCTGCCGCTGTTGTTTGCCTGCCTGCTCGGAACTCATGGCCTGGCCAACAGTTCGGCGCAGGTCATTGGCACAGCCTTCTCCATCACCTTCCTGTCGGCAGCGGGCCTGTGTGTGTTTGCCGTCGCGCTTGCGCTGCTGGATCAGCGCAAGCGCGGCCCCTATGCGCCTTCTGTCGCGCAAACGGGCAATCACAACGGGTAA